From a single Silene latifolia isolate original U9 population chromosome 6, ASM4854445v1, whole genome shotgun sequence genomic region:
- the LOC141658645 gene encoding benzyl alcohol O-benzoyltransferase-like, translating into MALIMEQTITPLALKVTRAMSDIVCPAEPTPREQKMLSDLDDQGGFRLHMAGIMFFKAHPTMEGKDPVKVIKGALAKALVFYYPFAGRLVEGTNRKLIVDCTGEGVPFIEAEANASLDDFGPDNPFPLEDLLYDIPGNHEMIGAPLLILQVTRLKCGGFIVSLRVNHAISDGLGTTQFMNAVGEMGRGFTTPSILPVWERERLIARDPPRITFDHPEYDQPDTTNHHQANSHTGLVQQCLLFGATHLAALRSHVPPHINQYSTFDLLSGSLWRCRTKALGLKPEDEVRLLFAVNARNKFEPPLGKGYYGNTCALPVVCAKVKDICENDIGYVLELIRKTKGKINEEYMRSSMDLLVTKDRPDYYKNQTYAVSDLRHLGFTDVDFGWGKPVYAGPASNEAIPDASFFISYKNKEGESMTMVTISLPSEAMEVFLKELQEMLQVQSIPISLS; encoded by the exons ATGGCTCTAATCATGGAACAAACAATTACTCCTCTTGCCCTCAAGGTAACACGAGCAATGTCGGACATTGTATGTCCGGCTGAGCCTACACCCCGAGAGCAAAAAATGCTCTCGGACCTAGACGACCAAGGGGGGTTTCGCCTGCATATGGCAGGCATAATGTTTTTCAAGGCACATCCAACAATGGAGGGGAAAGACCCGGTGAAGGTAATCAAAGGTGCTCTAGCAAAGGCCCTTGTGTTCTACTACCCATTTGCTGGCCGGCTCGTGGAAGGCACAAACCGGAAACTTATTGTTGATTGCACGGGTGAGGGCGTGCCTTTCATTGAGGCTGAGGCTAATGCAAGTCTAGATGATTTCGGCCCTGATAATCCATTTCCTCTAGAGGACTTGTTGTATGATATTCCTGGTAACCATGAAATGATTGGAGCTCCTTTGCTCATACTCCAG GTAACTCGACTTAAATGTGGCGGATTCATAGTATCTCTACGAGTCAACCATGCGATATCTGATGGTTTGGGTACCACGCAGTTTATGAATGCGGTGGGAGAGATGGGAAGGGGATTCACGACGCCATCCATCCTTCCAGTATGGGAAAGGGAGCGTCTAATTGCGAGAGATCCCCCTCGCATCACCTTCGACCATCCCGAGTACGACCAGCCGGACACTACCAACCACCACCAAGCCAATAGTCACACTGGCCTGGTCCAACAATGCTTATTGTTTGGCGCAACTCATCTTGCGGCTCTAAGATCCCATGTCCCTCCACACATTAACCAATATTCCACTTTTGACCTTCTAAGTGGCTCTCTATGGCGGTGTCGTACCAAAGCTCTTGGACTCAAACCCGAGGATGAAGTTCGCTTGCTCTTCGCTGTGAATGCGAGGAATAAGTTTGAACCGCCCCTAGGAAAGGGATACTATGGGAACACTTGTGCACTTCCGGTAGTGTGCGCGAAAGTGAAAGATATATGTGAGAACGATATTGGGTATGTTTTGGAGCTTATAAGGAAGACAAAGGGGAAAATTAACGAGGAGTATATGAGGTCAAGTATGGACCTTTTGGTGACAAAGGATAGGCCAGATTATTATAAGAATCAGACGTATGCCGTGTCTGATTTGAGGCATCTAGGGTTTACTGATGTCGATTTTGGGTGGGGCAAACCCGTTTACGCTGGTCCCGCTAGTAATGAAGCTATACCCGATGCTAGCTTCTTCATCTCATACAAGAACAAGGAAGGGGAGAGTATGACAATGGTGACTATTTCACTGCCTTCTGAGGCAATGGAAGTTTTTCTTAAGGAATTGCAAGAGATGCTTCAAGTTCAATCAATCCCAATTAGTCTCTCTTAA